The Trichoderma asperellum chromosome 6, complete sequence region GTTTcgccttcctcttcttcgggaggtggtggtgagggTGAAGCTTTTTCGTCATTACTGGCGgcattgtcgtcgtcgtcgtcatcgctgcgATACGACTTCCTGCCACCCTTGCCACGCAGCTTCTCGCGGGGGTAGATCAAGGTGCGCATGTTCATGACGGCCCAGGGATCCTGCAGTTCGGGCTTGACGCCCGGGACGAGGCCGGCGTGGACAATGAATATGTGCAACGGCTCGACGGCGAGTATGACGGGCAGCTTGGAGAGCCACTCGACGTGTTCCTTGCTCAGCTTGCGCCCCGTGGCGAGGAACTCGGCCTGGCCGCGGCGGTCTTCGTCATGGGGTGATGCGAGATCCTTGCTGACGCCGGTGAGGTTCTCGGCTtctgagagagagaggaggatgcGGTCTTCGTGGTTGCCGCGGACGGCGCTGGCGTTGAGGCTCATAAGGCGGGAGACGACGGCAGCTGAGTCGGGGCCTTTGTTGATCATGTCGCCTGCAGCAATGAGATGGTCCTTTGCGGCGTCGAAGTCGACCTTTTTGAGGAGCGTCTCGAGGGAGGCGTCCATGCCGTGAATGTCACCGACAATGACTAGGCGCCGCTTGTTCTCAAAGGTAGGGACAAGCTCATCAGACAGGTTGGCCATCAGCGTGAGGCCGTCCACGTTGGGACGACGAAAGGTGCCATAGGTCATGGGCCGATCGGCGTCGGTGATTTCGATGTGGACAGGCCTCGGGGGCCTCGGGGGCAGAGGCGGAACCGGTTTTTCGTCCTTGGATTCGCGGATAAAGGACATGTTGTAGAGTCGCGTGACACATAAGAAggcgctggcgatgaagaagaggacggcggcgacgatgaggattCGGCGGTGCTGAGGTTGCGCCATGGCGGCGGGTGGCTGGTTTTAGAGGGATGGGCTTTGACCCCGTCCcgttggccttttttttttttttccttttgtttgATTTTACTGGTTCTAAGTCTGTTTGTGCTAAAAGCTGTTTCGGCAGCTTTTGCCGGGTGACGATGGGAGGGGAGGAGTACTGTTCACGGGGAGACTGAAGCCATGGAGCAGCACAGGTGGAAGAAACCGAGAAAAGGGAGGATATAATCAGCGGCAACGAGGAGCCAAGGAGAGACACGGCCCGGTGTTGTTGAAGGGAGGAGATTGAAGGACAAGAGCCGTCGACTTGGGAAGATAAAGAAGGATAGATAGGCAATACTACTAGCTCGAGGTATTAACAGATATcgactatatattaaaggggaagcttctttattttttgcaCTTCAGCCCGGTCACGTTAGTGAATTCTACCTACTTTTGGTAAAATATTACTGCCACTAGTAAGTAGTACggagaatttaaaaaaataaaaaataaaataaaataaaacacacACAGCAAGTGTAACGACATTACGCGTCGCCTTTGCTGCTACCGGGGTTTGCCTTGCAAGCCTCACAAAAAGCAAATCTGCCCCCCCAGTATCATCTACTGTATGTTGGTTGCAGCACATCTGCCGTCTAAGCCGTCTAGGCGCCGCAACGGGGTTTGTTTTGGGCAGGCTGGATGACGACAACGGCGGGAATGCCAAGACCCTAAGACGTTCCCAGGAGTTTGtctcttgagcttcttggctaTCTGGGCAGCAGCTACGGAGTATACTAGGCGGATGCGGGCGAGTCAGGGCCGGGGGGGAGCAGAAGCGGGTACCGCTATTGAGGGCAGGGGGGGCAGACATGGCATGGACGTTGGTGTTGTTGGGGCTGATATGGAGGATGGAGCGCGCGCGTGTGTGCCTTGCAGTGTCTTAGTGCTTGAGTTGATGGGTAGGACAACAAGTACTAGGTATATACAGTTTGTAGGGTCGGTAGTTGATGGAATGGTGTTGATCTTTGCCGATGCTGGACCGAGGCGTGACAAAATGGGACAAGATGTAGCGCTTTAAATAGCCATTATTTTgactcccttttttttttctctctctcttcctgtTAAAATACGCGTGTTTGAGGCTGCGCTTGGTTCAGTTAGTGCGCTGTTCACTGCGTGCAAAGAACGGATATCGGCATCTGGGGACGCACGTGGGGACGGTGGTTGGCGGGCGCCGATCCGAGGGCAGCATTACGTGGAATTGTCTGGACTCTTTATTGCAATTGCATGCTGGTTTAGAGATGTGATATGGTGCCCAAACGTGTCTTTGAGGTAGTCTGGGTTGTAGGTATCAAGGATATGGAGAGAGATGGGAAAAGGAGGGTGTTGACAGACATGGATGCTTTTATCGGTAGCCTATGAAAACTTGTACatattgttttgttttgtatgTTCAAGTTGATATCTGAGGCCGGAGAAGAAAACTCCACATACCAACTGGATAATTTAGAAAGCAAAACCTAAAGGAGGTTCGACATGTTATATTACATCTCAGGATAAATAAATGCTAAGTTTTGTGAGCAGCTAATTTTCCAAACTTCAGATAATGAGATACACACTCTTCATCACAGAGGTATAGGTTAAGTGTTCGCCAGCTCCACTTACACATTCTAGACCTCAACTAGAGTATGGAGCACCAGGTCTCGAAAACACTCTGGGCCCACCtcccaagatgaagagagagaaaaaagggataCACGGTCGATGAGTGTTCGCATCTGGGAAAGCCGAGCTAGCCTGTGTGCGATATAACGGTGGTGAAGCAAGTTCGACCATTATTACCACATCTGAATGACAGCACTTGGGAATGTTAAACAAAATAAACCCAGTGTATTCCACTCTAGCACATTCGCGGCCTGATACACACCATGAAGTGCTTTGGGGTACAGCTCTGCGATTGAAAATGGCCTTTTTATGGATTTTATTCAAAATCATCAAGGTGGAGCAGAATTGGATAAGCTGCAATCCACTATCCCCTTGTGCTGCAGATTGACGCCATACAAATTGAGGACATACAATCCACGAAAGCCATTGTTTTAGTAGTGTGCAAGTTGCAAAGTTGCTGTGAGAAGAAGGTCTTATTCTACTActaatatacatatactataCAGGGCTTCCATCAATGCCCGCCCACCTTATAATAGTACAAGTCTATACCCAAGCATAGGCTTATCCGAAGAGCGTGTCGTATCCTCCCCCCTATATAGACGAGAAGTCGACTCTAGCTGCCTCTAACTCTATCAGTGTGAGATCCGTTAATTCCATTTTGTAAGCACCGGAGACGAGACTCAGCCAGGTgagcttcctcttttctgcttccAATCCAACGCCATAACGCCACGCCATGTACCATAATCGCTTTTTATCTGTTTTCACGCCTCCCTCgttccttttcccttcctcattttctttctttctttttctttcttcttttgtattttttattttttatttcttgctctgctgagccagttgctgctgctccagtCGATACTTTTCATTCTCAATCTCCCTCCAGTCCTTGGGAATCGGCTCGTTGCCATCCGTCTCCttgacgccgccgccaaacgCAGATTTGCCCGCATACAGCTGGTAGCCTTTCCCATCAGACGTGTCCACGTTGCGGTATTCCACCGGCACGTGTCCGCGGAAGCGCTTCCGCATGTCGACCAGGCCGCGCTTGCATTCGCTGTATCCCCTCGTGAGCTGCTGGCACTTGGTGGGGAGGGTCGAGTAGAGAGGCTCGCGGAGGCAGTCGGTGGCCTTGTTGCGCTGGACCATGACGCAGTCTGATTCCTGGAGGCATTGTGCGAGGGCGTCTCCTATGTGGATTTATCAGCaatttttgtctctttttgtctcatcttctcttctctttggatCTGGCCCTGGGCTGATTGGGCGCCGAGACAAACATACGCAGTTCTTGACACGACGGCATGTTGGGTATATGTACGAGAGCAAGTGTATATGTACAATATGTTAATGAGTTGTTGCAGCCTTGTCTCGAGACTCGGGTTGGTGGTGGCTTCTAGGCTTCTGATGCTGCCTTCTGGAAAAGTCGTTCGAttgagcttctgcagcctgGCTGGTGATTGGTGGGTTGTGGATGGCGCTAGGATCGAGGCTCTGATTTGACCAGTTTCCGACGCCCCACTGCCATAACCAGTGCATTATTAATGAGACGGGACATGCAGTTTCGTCTGATCCAGCCCTATGCTTTGTGTCGGTGCTTTCATGAAAatgattcattcattcattgaTTCATCCATTCATTCGTGCGCAACACGCTGGGATGCAGCACCAATGGTAACAAATAGTCAAATCTTACAATCGGTGTATTCTCCAAACTTCACAGCCTTACCCACGATGCTATTAGGGCGCCGCCCATCTCAAAGTCAATGACGGCCCAAGCGCACAGGCCTAATGCCCAAACCCATGTACCGACAATAAACCACCTGCAAGGTCTTACTCGCTAGCACGAGCACTAACAACGCTGCCAACGCACAACTTTGACGCTGCACATGCCAACCACGCACGCCAATCATCTCTATTCCCTTGTGCGCACAAACTCCCTGATTGGCCCATCTCGTGGCTCGCCTCCCCCGGGTTTTCTCCAGGGTAAGCCGCCAATTGGGCCACTGGCGCGCCACCATCGAGGGCCCACCTGACCCTTTGGGAGATTTACATGTGACATCACCGCGATCCCCTTAGACTAagatgagatgctggagCATCTCCATGCCTTTTCCTCATCTCGCTTCTCCTGCtgtttcctcttcttcacaatTCTCCTTTGTGGACACGAGGCGATAATGGAACGGTCCCCATAGCAAGGACAAGCCAAGCACCAGCCGAGTCCTCATTCTCCCGCCGCAATGCCTCTCCCCTTCATCGGTAGGCTGCATGCGTATGTATCTTTACTGTGTAAGCAACAGTTTTTACCGCCGTTTTTACTAATTCGCCATGGCCCTTTGCAGCACCGAGTACATTTCGATCGTtgtctccttcttcctcgttaGCCTCGAAGCGATAATTCGAGTCTTTACTCTAGCATTGCGTTAGTACGACCCTTTCAGACAAAACGACAAAGCAGCCTGCTTACCCCCTTTATACCAATGTAGCCTCATTTCTCGTCAACTTTCTCTATCGAGCCTCGCGGCGactctttaaaatattctctTCGCCCGCGCAGCAGAAGGCGgaagataagaaaaaaagtcagTCCTCGCCCTTGTCAGATCAAATACTCTTCGGATGAGCGTCATCTAACTTGGTTCTCCCGCCCCTTTCAGCCATTTCCACGTCCGTGCGCGATGCGTCCGACTTCGTTGAGCTCTGTCGACTATGGGGATacgaagcagaagagcatATAGTTCAGACAAAGGATGGATTTCTGCTCGGACTGCACCGCCTGCAGTGGCGACGAGGCGAAGAGAATCTGAAAGTCAACTGCGGACCCAAGAGCACCAAGAAGCGGGTTGTCTATATGCACCACGGCCTGCTCATGAATTCCGAGGTCTGGGTCTGTTTGACGGATGAGCAGAGATGCTTACCGTTTGAGCTCGTGGAAAGGGGATTTGATGTTT contains the following coding sequences:
- a CDS encoding uncharacterized protein (TransMembrane:1 (i9-30o)) gives rise to the protein MAQPQHRRILIVAAVLFFIASAFLCVTRLYNMSFIRESKDEKPVPPLPPRPPRPVHIEITDADRPMTYGTFRRPNVDGLTLMANLSDELVPTFENKRRLVIVGDIHGMDASLETLLKKVDFDAAKDHLIAAGDMINKGPDSAAVVSRLMSLNASAVRGNHEDRILLSLSEAENLTGVSKDLASPHDEDRRGQAEFLATGRKLSKEHVEWLSKLPVILAVEPLHIFIVHAGLVPGVKPELQDPWAVMNMRTLIYPREKLRGKGGRKSYRSDDDDDDNAASNDEKASPSPPPPEEEEGETLESIQEKDAYTDRDTIIPIEGRDGEKWSNAWNHFQKRLKKSHRYTVVYGHDAKRGFREDKYSIGLDSGCVRGGALTALVVEGKEGSKGGFTHTIVQVHCKEP
- a CDS encoding uncharacterized protein (BUSCO:EOG092D4TT8); protein product: MPSCQELRDALAQCLQESDCVMVQRNKATDCLREPLYSTLPTKCQQLTRGYSECKRGLVDMRKRFRGHVPVEYRNVDTSDGKGYQLYAGKSAFGGGVKETDGNEPIPKDWREIENEKYRLEQQQLAQQSKK